The Ignicoccus islandicus DSM 13165 sequence GTAGCGTTAGGAGCGCTATTATTGATTTTCTTCTCCAGAACGCCACTAGGTAACCTCGTAAATTCCGTTATACCAATAGTATTCAACGTTCCCGGCTTGATAGTTGCCCAATTCGTCGTTGCGTACCCTATATCGCTGAGGGTAATTGAGAGTTCAATGCACATGCTCGATGAGGAACTGTTGACTTTGTCGCGCGTTTACGGTTGCGATGGACTGTGCTTGATAAGGAAAGTGATACTACCTATTATTGCACCCGGACTTCGGGCCGCTTCCCTACTCTCATTTGCTCGCTCCCTAGGTGAATTCGGTGCCTCCGTCACCTTGGCTGGGGCGATAAGGTTTAAGACGGAAACTCTCCCAATTGCGATTTACTTAACCCTTAGTTCGGGTGAGTTGGAAAAGACCTTAGCATTAATATTCGTAACGGCAATGCTCTCCTTAATATTGTTTATCATAGGTGAGGGCAATGAAGGCGCTGGAAGTTAGGAACCTAAGCTTTTCTTACAAAAAGAGACCTATTTTAAGTAACGTGAACTTAGACGTTTCACACCCATCAATAGTGGCAATAATAGGGCCTAATGGGTCCGGTAAGAGCACCTTCGCGAAAGTTATAGTTGGTCAGCTTAAAGGCGAGGGTGAAGTAAGGATCTTCAATAAGATAGTGTTGAGCAAGGGAATATATTTACCACCTAGTAGTAGGGGATTGGCTTACGTACCTCAAAGGAGCCCAGTCTTTCCACACCTCACTGTTAAGGAGAATCTGGAGTTCGTCGCTAAGAACGCTACTCCCCGCTTAATCGAGGAAGTGATGGGGCTCTTTGAATTAGAACCCATCTCCGATTTGAAGGGCAAGGAGCTTTCCGGAGGCCAAGCGAAGAGGCTTTCAATAGCAATGGCCTTCGCTAGCGGTAAAGAACTAATAATTATGGACGAACCCTTGAGCGGTGTAGACCCCAGTTCGCGCGAGAGCCTAGTTGAGGTAGTAAGGGAGCTCGCAAAGAAACGAAAAGTTTCGATCTTGTGGATTACTCACTTCAAGGAAGTAATGGAGAAATGTGACGAAGTGTATATGATGGATAAGGGATTTTTAATAAAAATTGATTAAAAATAGTGGAACTTTACTTGTTGCAAACGACTATAGTGGTAGTTACTGGTAGAGTTACAGTAGTGGTTACTACTACGGTCTTGGTGACAGTAACGACGTTACCAGCAGCCGGTGCCGGTTGGGTTGTGGTGGGTTGTTCGGCTTGCATTGGAACTGCGTTAACTATCTTAACGCCATAGGCGTCTCCAGTAGGTGCACCATCACCGTTAGCAGCTAGTGCAGCCACTTTCAGTTGGACTGGCTTGGCATCGTTAGGAGCTATCCACTCTACAACCCACTTGTTAACTTGAGCTCCCTCCTTAGTGTGAGTTACGAACGCTATAGTCTGACCGGTAGTGAAGTCGAAGGCTTGGGTTAGGAAGGTGTTCTCTGGATCAATTACCTTTAACTCGCCGGAAGAGACAGTGAAAGCGAAGCCAGCGCAGTTGCTCATAGCTGGAGTGCATTGGTGCTCGATTT is a genomic window containing:
- a CDS encoding molybdate ABC transporter permease subunit, whose protein sequence is MKAFAFVMPTFLLMIIILPLFSVPLRSVASALLDPETLYAFQLSVFTASVATALALLVAIPSGYSLSKGCRFSRVLKAISMIPLALPPVALGALLLIFFSRTPLGNLVNSVIPIVFNVPGLIVAQFVVAYPISLRVIESSMHMLDEELLTLSRVYGCDGLCLIRKVILPIIAPGLRAASLLSFARSLGEFGASVTLAGAIRFKTETLPIAIYLTLSSGELEKTLALIFVTAMLSLILFIIGEGNEGAGS
- a CDS encoding ABC transporter ATP-binding protein, with the translated sequence MKALEVRNLSFSYKKRPILSNVNLDVSHPSIVAIIGPNGSGKSTFAKVIVGQLKGEGEVRIFNKIVLSKGIYLPPSSRGLAYVPQRSPVFPHLTVKENLEFVAKNATPRLIEEVMGLFELEPISDLKGKELSGGQAKRLSIAMAFASGKELIIMDEPLSGVDPSSRESLVEVVRELAKKRKVSILWITHFKEVMEKCDEVYMMDKGFLIKID
- a CDS encoding choice-of-anchor V domain-containing protein → MKAYKVLSVVLLASLVTFAMSNGAPSLTCTQCHVDAKGLPPNKIIIKGLPEKGGKYYYVPGKAYKLTIEIEHQCTPAMSNCAGFAFTVSSGELKVIDPENTFLTQAFDFTTGQTIAFVTHTKEGAQVNKWVVEWIAPNDAKPVQLKVAALAANGDGAPTGDAYGVKIVNAVPMQAEQPTTTQPAPAAGNVVTVTKTVVVTTTVTLPVTTTIVVCNK